The following proteins are encoded in a genomic region of Reichenbachiella sp.:
- a CDS encoding 2-oxoglutarate dehydrogenase E1 component: MDKYSYIANAHSGVIDDMYQSYKADPDSVDVSWQRFFEGFEFSLQKYGEEGGDTASGVSSKELAVRDLIHAYRSRGHLKSNTNPVRQRKDRRALLEIEDFGLTKEDLDTEFECGSIIGIGKASLKKIVDSLKDIYEGTVGFEYMYIRKPHILEWFKEKVEREALNFNPPLDEKKQILSKLNEAVVFENFLHTKYLGQKRFSLEGGETTIPALDAAINKGAELGVQEVVMGMAHRGRLNVLVNIMGKTYEQVFNEFEGGYVPDQTMGDGDVKYHMGFSSQVVTPEGHTVDLKLAPNPSHLEAVNPVVEGFARAKIDSLYGNDNSKIMPILIHGDAAIAGQGIGYELVQMSKLDAYTTGGTIHFVINNQVGFTTDFDEARSSIYCTDLAKTVDAPVLHVNGDNPEAVVFCMKMAVEYRQKFKRDIFVDMVCYRRHGHNESDEPKFTQPSLYNLISKHANPREVYNKSLIDRGDIDAGLAKSMDKEFKAMLQDRLNQVKQDKLPYTLQQSEKEFSEMRLSKPEDFDQSPDTSISLDAVKKVGEAMSKVPKGFKALKQIDKVLKQRKEMFFDKKELNWASAEMLAYGSLLLDNNTVRISGQDTKRGTFSHRHAVVRDMNTNEPYSFLDHIDGCEKDFKIYNSLLSEFGCLGFEFGYAMADPNAVVIWEAQFGDFANGAQVMVDQFISCSYTKWRRMNGLVMLLPHGYEGQGPEHSNARPERYLQLASGNNMYICNLTTPANYFHMIRRQLAMPFRMPCILMSPKSLFRHPLVMSKMDEFTKGKFREVIGDDYADPKKVKKVLLCNGKVYFDLLEKQQADKRKDVAIIRVEQLHPFPKKQVMAELKKYKVNMVYWVQEEPENMGAWSFILRVFREVTKDVISRKAAASPATGYAKVHKQEQEALVEQAFS, encoded by the coding sequence ATGGATAAATATTCTTATATCGCCAATGCACATAGTGGAGTGATTGACGATATGTACCAATCTTACAAAGCCGACCCGGATTCTGTAGATGTTTCTTGGCAACGATTTTTTGAGGGCTTTGAGTTCTCTCTACAAAAGTATGGCGAAGAGGGTGGTGATACAGCCAGTGGAGTTTCAAGTAAGGAACTAGCTGTTCGCGACCTTATTCATGCTTACCGCTCGCGTGGTCATTTAAAATCTAATACGAACCCTGTCCGACAAAGGAAGGACAGAAGAGCTCTTCTTGAAATCGAAGACTTCGGGTTGACTAAGGAGGATTTAGATACTGAATTTGAGTGCGGTAGCATTATAGGTATTGGAAAGGCTTCATTGAAGAAGATTGTTGATTCTTTAAAAGATATATATGAGGGTACTGTGGGCTTTGAATACATGTATATTCGAAAGCCGCATATCCTTGAATGGTTCAAAGAAAAAGTGGAGAGAGAAGCCCTCAACTTTAACCCACCACTCGATGAGAAAAAACAAATTCTCTCCAAGCTGAATGAAGCTGTTGTTTTTGAAAACTTCCTTCATACTAAGTATTTAGGACAAAAGCGATTTTCCCTCGAAGGAGGAGAAACCACTATTCCAGCCTTAGACGCAGCGATTAACAAAGGCGCTGAACTAGGTGTTCAGGAAGTGGTCATGGGTATGGCACACAGAGGCCGGCTCAATGTGCTTGTAAATATCATGGGTAAAACCTATGAGCAAGTATTCAACGAATTTGAAGGCGGCTACGTGCCAGACCAAACGATGGGAGACGGTGATGTGAAATATCACATGGGCTTTTCATCTCAGGTCGTAACGCCAGAAGGACATACTGTTGATCTAAAATTAGCACCGAACCCTTCTCACCTGGAGGCAGTAAATCCAGTAGTAGAAGGTTTCGCTCGAGCGAAAATTGACAGCTTGTACGGCAACGACAATTCTAAGATCATGCCGATTTTGATTCACGGCGATGCTGCGATAGCTGGGCAGGGCATCGGTTATGAACTCGTGCAAATGTCGAAGTTGGATGCCTATACCACGGGTGGCACGATCCACTTTGTTATCAACAATCAGGTAGGGTTTACAACGGACTTTGATGAAGCAAGATCTAGTATCTACTGTACAGATTTGGCTAAAACTGTAGATGCGCCAGTGCTACACGTAAATGGTGATAATCCTGAAGCTGTAGTATTCTGCATGAAAATGGCTGTTGAATATCGTCAGAAATTCAAGAGAGACATATTTGTGGACATGGTATGTTATAGACGTCATGGACACAACGAATCAGATGAGCCGAAATTCACTCAGCCTTCTTTATACAATCTGATTTCGAAGCATGCGAACCCAAGGGAAGTTTATAATAAGTCGCTGATCGATAGAGGAGACATAGACGCGGGATTGGCGAAGTCTATGGACAAAGAATTTAAAGCTATGCTTCAGGATCGTTTGAATCAGGTGAAGCAGGATAAGTTGCCGTACACATTGCAACAAAGCGAAAAGGAATTCTCAGAAATGAGACTTTCAAAGCCAGAAGATTTTGATCAGTCGCCTGATACTTCGATTTCATTGGATGCAGTGAAGAAAGTAGGCGAAGCAATGTCTAAAGTGCCGAAAGGTTTCAAGGCATTGAAGCAAATCGACAAAGTGCTGAAGCAGCGCAAGGAGATGTTCTTCGACAAGAAAGAACTCAACTGGGCTTCTGCAGAGATGTTGGCTTATGGGTCTTTATTGTTAGATAATAATACCGTAAGGATTTCTGGTCAGGATACTAAGAGAGGTACATTCTCTCACCGTCATGCCGTAGTTCGTGATATGAACACCAACGAGCCTTATAGCTTCTTGGATCACATAGACGGATGTGAAAAAGACTTCAAAATTTACAACTCTCTACTTTCCGAGTTTGGTTGTTTAGGATTTGAATTTGGTTATGCCATGGCAGATCCGAATGCCGTAGTCATATGGGAAGCGCAATTTGGCGATTTCGCAAATGGTGCCCAGGTGATGGTGGACCAGTTCATCTCATGTTCTTACACCAAGTGGAGAAGGATGAATGGTTTGGTGATGCTATTGCCGCACGGCTACGAAGGACAAGGGCCAGAGCATTCGAATGCCAGACCTGAAAGATATTTACAGTTGGCATCAGGTAACAATATGTATATCTGTAACCTCACCACGCCAGCCAACTACTTCCACATGATCAGAAGACAATTGGCCATGCCATTCAGAATGCCATGTATTTTGATGTCACCAAAGTCTCTGTTTAGACATCCATTAGTAATGTCTAAAATGGATGAGTTTACCAAAGGGAAATTCAGAGAGGTGATTGGCGACGACTATGCGGATCCTAAGAAGGTGAAGAAGGTGTTGCTATGTAATGGAAAGGTTTATTTCGATTTGCTCGAAAAGCAACAAGCGGATAAGCGTAAAGATGTAGCGATCATCAGAGTGGAGCAATTACACCCATTCCCTAAGAAGCAAGTAATGGCTGAGTTGAAAAAGTACAAGGTAAACATGGTATACTGGGTACAAGAAGAGCCAGAAAACATGGGTGCTTGGTCGTTCATATTGAGAGTATTCAGAGAAGTGACCAAAGATGTGATTTCACGTAAAGCGGCCGCATCTCCAGCTACGGGATACGCCAAAGTACACAAGCAAGAGCAAGAGGCTTTAGTTGAGCAGGCTTTCTCCTAA